One genomic region from Haloarcula sp. DT43 encodes:
- a CDS encoding YIP1 family protein translates to MTQWVENPSGGRDRGPVALVRAWVEILSRPRRFFRTGVAPGDQAPGLVFAATVVLVEEVSRYAVVKLAERGLLSTGPFDYPAIAGFSPGVAVLALFAVLVFVTPATVHLTAALQTLLLLPLSVLPVASDRGGVSETVQVLCYAMAPCLLAGLPSAEVRVFVTAWGAALYLLGTAVVHEVRLPVAAVVGAVPAAIVFGYGFRGFQALSVLVADSGF, encoded by the coding sequence GTGACTCAGTGGGTCGAGAATCCGAGCGGCGGCCGGGACCGGGGGCCAGTCGCGCTGGTTCGCGCGTGGGTCGAGATACTGTCTCGCCCGCGGCGGTTCTTCCGCACCGGCGTGGCTCCGGGCGACCAGGCACCGGGGCTGGTGTTCGCGGCGACGGTCGTCCTCGTCGAGGAGGTGAGCCGCTACGCCGTCGTCAAGCTGGCCGAGCGGGGACTGCTGTCGACGGGGCCGTTCGACTACCCCGCCATCGCGGGCTTCTCGCCCGGCGTCGCGGTGCTGGCGCTGTTTGCCGTCCTCGTGTTCGTCACGCCGGCGACGGTGCATCTGACGGCGGCGTTACAGACGCTACTGTTGCTCCCGCTCTCGGTGCTCCCCGTCGCCTCCGACCGCGGTGGCGTGAGCGAGACCGTCCAGGTGCTGTGTTACGCGATGGCTCCCTGCCTGCTGGCCGGCCTGCCAAGTGCCGAGGTCCGGGTGTTCGTCACCGCCTGGGGCGCGGCGCTGTACCTGCTCGGGACGGCCGTCGTCCACGAGGTCAGACTGCCGGTCGCCGCGGTGGTCGGAGCCGTGCCCGCCGCCATCGTCTTCGGCTACGGCTTCCGCGGCTTCCAGGCCCTCTCGGTGCTGGTCGCCGACTCCGGGTTTTAG
- a CDS encoding NADPH-dependent FMN reductase, whose product MSEPRVVGVAGSLRDQSYTRIGIERALAAAGRMGATTDLLDLREFDLPVFDADRREAGDAVAFADEIHAADSILLGTPVYHGSYSGVLKNALDYCGFDEFEHKTVGLLAVAGGSFPITALEHLRSVCRALNCWVIPHQAAIPNARNHIADGRIVDAGIDERVATLGEEAVQYANIEPDPACFESTENVGADD is encoded by the coding sequence ATGAGCGAACCACGCGTCGTCGGTGTCGCCGGGAGTCTCAGAGACCAGAGCTACACTCGTATCGGCATCGAGCGCGCGCTTGCCGCGGCCGGGCGGATGGGAGCGACGACGGACCTGCTCGACCTCCGGGAGTTCGACCTGCCGGTGTTCGACGCCGACCGCCGCGAGGCCGGCGACGCCGTCGCGTTCGCCGACGAAATCCACGCGGCCGACTCGATTCTGCTCGGGACGCCGGTGTACCACGGGTCCTACTCCGGCGTGCTGAAGAACGCCCTCGATTACTGTGGCTTCGACGAGTTCGAACACAAGACGGTGGGGCTGCTGGCAGTCGCCGGCGGCAGTTTTCCCATCACCGCGCTCGAACACCTCCGCTCCGTCTGCCGGGCGCTGAACTGCTGGGTCATCCCCCACCAGGCCGCGATTCCGAACGCGCGCAACCACATCGCCGACGGTCGGATAGTCGACGCCGGCATCGACGAGCGCGTGGCGACGCTGGGCGAGGAGGCGGTCCAGTACGCGAACATCGAGCCGGACCCGGCGTGTTTCGAGAGCACGGAGAACGTCGGGGCAGATGATTAA
- a CDS encoding DHH family phosphoesterase encodes MGSCIICGKSVEGRICDLHEEDALFEFRGSRADQLSVDRYYRGSVDGFAEFGVFVDIGDSVTGLLHRSELDQRLDSLDWEPGDTVYVQVKNVRDNGNVDLGWSIRQSEREFRGVLVDDPDIGHSVLLENEDDEDDEDDEAADSEADSATESESQGESESSADDDSGSSDSDSTANAGSVSRAGDADRVEGTAAVGGNDGGSNTAVVTESDDETDEGQTAEAVAAAIGDLEGHVGSDVQLEGEVVGIRQTSGPTVFELQDETGTVDCAAFVEAGVRAYPEVEEDDYVRLMGEVRERRGELQVETETLEVLEADEREAVEQRLADALDDEARPDTVDPLAEDTAVAALSDALVEAATHIRKAVLTDRPVIVRHANTADGYLAGSALERATLPLVTDQHRRADAKYHYFDRRPIEGGVYDMDDATKDTTTMLDNRERHEEKLPLFVFVAAGGTRESLDGFDLLNVYGAPTVVVDDIDVDGAVVDTVDAVVSPSAETVSETTATSLAANVAAHVNDDVRDDLQHLPAVSFWENIPEPYAAAASEAGYDESAVSELREAVALEAHYQSYEDKRELITDLVFGDDEEDVGGLAGHIAEQFREKVDEEVATAEANLDYRTVDGVDIAVLDTDAFTHQYEFPPESLLLDELYREVRDESDAVLGISTDTMYVRADGDVDLHELVREVSERVPEGGVATRSVREGTIRYLAGERPAVLDATLDVLADEL; translated from the coding sequence ATGGGTTCGTGTATCATCTGTGGCAAATCTGTCGAAGGACGCATCTGTGACCTCCACGAGGAGGACGCCCTGTTCGAGTTCCGCGGGTCTCGTGCCGACCAGCTATCGGTCGACCGCTACTACCGCGGCAGTGTCGACGGCTTCGCCGAGTTCGGCGTGTTCGTCGACATCGGCGACAGCGTGACGGGGCTGCTCCACCGGAGCGAACTGGACCAGCGGCTCGATTCCCTCGACTGGGAACCGGGCGACACCGTCTACGTCCAGGTCAAAAACGTACGGGACAACGGCAACGTCGACCTCGGGTGGTCGATTCGCCAGTCCGAACGCGAGTTCCGCGGCGTCCTCGTCGACGACCCGGACATCGGCCACTCCGTCCTGCTCGAAAACGAAGACGACGAGGACGACGAAGACGACGAAGCCGCCGACTCAGAGGCCGACTCTGCGACGGAGTCCGAGAGCCAGGGCGAGAGTGAATCGAGCGCTGACGACGATTCGGGCTCGTCCGACTCGGACAGCACCGCGAACGCCGGGTCGGTCAGCCGGGCCGGCGACGCAGACCGCGTCGAAGGTACCGCGGCCGTCGGCGGCAACGACGGCGGGTCGAACACCGCCGTCGTCACGGAGTCCGACGACGAGACCGACGAAGGCCAGACGGCTGAGGCGGTCGCCGCCGCCATCGGCGACCTGGAAGGCCACGTCGGTTCGGACGTGCAGCTCGAAGGGGAGGTCGTCGGCATCCGACAGACCTCCGGGCCGACGGTGTTCGAACTGCAGGACGAGACCGGGACCGTCGACTGTGCGGCCTTCGTCGAGGCGGGCGTCCGCGCCTACCCCGAGGTCGAGGAAGACGACTACGTCCGACTGATGGGCGAGGTCCGCGAGCGTCGCGGCGAACTGCAGGTCGAGACCGAAACGCTCGAGGTGCTCGAAGCCGACGAGCGCGAGGCGGTCGAGCAGCGACTCGCCGACGCCCTCGACGACGAGGCCCGCCCCGACACGGTCGACCCGCTTGCCGAGGACACGGCGGTCGCGGCCCTCTCCGATGCCCTGGTCGAAGCCGCGACCCACATCCGGAAGGCCGTGCTGACGGACCGCCCGGTCATCGTGCGCCACGCGAACACCGCGGACGGCTACCTGGCCGGCAGCGCGCTCGAACGGGCGACGCTCCCGCTGGTCACCGACCAGCATCGCCGGGCCGACGCGAAGTACCACTACTTCGACCGACGCCCCATCGAGGGCGGCGTCTACGACATGGACGACGCGACGAAGGACACGACGACGATGCTGGACAACCGGGAGCGCCACGAGGAGAAGCTCCCGCTGTTCGTCTTCGTCGCCGCCGGCGGCACGCGCGAGAGCCTCGACGGGTTCGACCTGCTGAACGTCTACGGCGCGCCGACGGTCGTCGTCGACGACATCGACGTCGACGGGGCGGTCGTCGACACGGTCGACGCCGTCGTCTCCCCTTCGGCCGAGACCGTCTCCGAGACCACCGCGACGTCGCTCGCCGCTAACGTCGCCGCACACGTCAACGACGACGTGCGCGACGACCTCCAGCACCTCCCGGCCGTGAGCTTCTGGGAGAACATCCCCGAGCCGTACGCCGCGGCCGCGAGCGAGGCCGGCTACGACGAGAGCGCTGTCTCGGAGCTCCGGGAGGCCGTCGCGCTCGAAGCCCACTACCAGTCCTACGAGGACAAGCGCGAACTCATCACCGACCTCGTGTTCGGCGACGACGAGGAGGACGTGGGCGGCCTGGCCGGCCACATCGCCGAGCAGTTCCGCGAGAAGGTCGACGAGGAGGTCGCGACCGCCGAGGCCAACCTCGACTACCGGACCGTCGACGGCGTGGACATCGCCGTCCTCGATACGGACGCGTTCACCCACCAGTACGAGTTCCCGCCGGAGTCGCTCCTGCTCGATGAACTCTACCGCGAGGTCCGCGACGAGAGCGACGCCGTGCTCGGCATCTCGACGGACACGATGTACGTCCGCGCCGACGGCGACGTGGACCTCCACGAACTGGTGCGCGAAGTCAGCGAGCGGGTCCCCGAAGGCGGCGTCGCGACGCGGAGCGTCCGCGAGGGCACCATCCGCTACCTGGCCGGCGAGCGCCCGGCCGTCCTCGACGCCACGCTCGACGTGCTGGCCGACGAACTGTAG
- a CDS encoding cupin domain-containing protein, translating into MSDGPVNESDLDWTDYEHGDRTFRRKQLGDAAGGEDLGASLYAVPPGKRLWVRHYHEGNEEAIFVRSGTGTLWLGPEAEAHALEPGDYVALPAGEESAHEIEAGDSELRLLMVSTMEEPDITVYPDREMVGLYAGSPPGGEKADRTLSTYLDSNAEKEYWEE; encoded by the coding sequence ATGAGCGACGGCCCTGTCAACGAATCCGACCTCGACTGGACGGACTACGAGCACGGCGACCGGACGTTCAGGCGCAAGCAACTGGGCGACGCCGCCGGCGGCGAGGACCTCGGCGCGAGCCTCTACGCCGTCCCGCCGGGCAAGCGGCTCTGGGTGCGCCACTATCACGAGGGGAACGAGGAGGCGATATTCGTCCGATCCGGGACAGGGACGCTCTGGCTCGGCCCCGAGGCCGAGGCGCACGCGCTCGAACCGGGCGATTACGTCGCGCTCCCGGCCGGCGAGGAGAGCGCCCACGAAATCGAGGCCGGCGACTCCGAACTCCGCCTGCTGATGGTCTCGACGATGGAGGAACCGGACATCACCGTCTACCCCGACAGAGAGATGGTCGGGCTGTACGCCGGGTCGCCGCCGGGCGGGGAGAAAGCCGACCGGACGCTGTCGACCTACCTCGACAGCAACGCCGAGAAAGAGTACTGGGAGGAGTGA